CTCTGTTCAAGAAGAGCTTCAGTGCAGAGCACAGACAacgatgttgttgttattgtttggtggatCTCTTTGTTTCAACTTCTATCGTTGAGTGTTATATCGAAagacggattctggttggctacaaTTTAGTACAAGATTTGTATGTGAACACCTatagtattgtgtcagatgtacgTACAAGgcactcacagaacaaaaacaacaaaagacaATAAGAGGACTTACTACTATAATAACAGTGTAGCCATAAAGACTAGGTAAGATCAGTTTCTTAATGAGGACCAACACTCTCTATAGCTCCACCATAAAAGtgttttttggtttgtttgttttttattctcAATTTTTAATTATAGTACCAGGTTATCTTTTATAGGCCAGGACTTTAATCCCCGGTTCACAGATTGGTGTtatcatatcaatatatatgATCTTTTCTCGTGCTGGACCCAATTTTCCAATAGCTGTGCCAGACAACCGTTTTTCCACATCGAAATTTTAACCTTTATCCGACACTGACTTTTGCAGACATTGATGGATGAGACATTCTTGTGATCACATGgcttttgaatgaaaatgtgtgtactgatttctttcaaaatagtATTGATTGGTTATACCTGtgttttcaatcaatcaatcaatcaatttacatttaaataaccaatcaatcaatccatcaatttacatttaaataaCCAAATTATCTCACTGGaatttacacatacacacaaagagTTCTTGTTGTGGCCACTCCTTATCATTCTGTGATACAAGTCTGGTAATCAaggctttggtttactaagatagaccatagaccctatggGTCTGTGGATGGACATAAGCTAAATTCAATgctgttcaatgtggtagaatACACAAGCAGCTGCTAATGGTTCATCTGATTTGtaaatctaatcaccctgtgatcaacatagtgtaaacatgggggggggggggggggtgtcatcgGAAGTCCCAACACAGTACACCacaagtttatggaactagcttacaagttacaaagAGTCATCCTACTGAGACTATCATtagtccattcaatagcttatcactgttgtattaTGATAGTAGTTTTAATGTGTGTCTaccttagtaaaccaaagcctcCAATTACATGAGTAATAAGACGAACCAAGGACAACAAAACTTTCATTCTAACTAGGAATCTACATCATTTTAACACAATAAAACCCACAGAAAGTTTACATCCATTTCCACATGTAGTTTTCTATGTAGACagtcatatcatatcgtatcatcTATAtctctgcaaaaaaaaattctaagcATGCAAAAGTCATTATTTTATTGGGTCAAGTAAACAATTACCTAACCAACTGACTTAAATCACTGAATATAACCTGAAAACTCATGTTGAAAACTAGGATTTATTCAAGCATTTTGGTTTAGTCTAAAGTTCTAATTTATTTGTACCAAACAACTTACCTCAATTCCACATAGTAGGACAGCTTTCAGATTTGGGATTTCTTTCATAGCTTCTTCAACTTCTGGAATAAGCATGGAGAATTTTGTTTTCGGAAATGGACCTTTGGCATTTGTGATGTCCAGCTCTTCAACTGTGCTACCCAGACCTTTCGGATACTACAATGCAAAGTTAAACCAACATGTAAGACATTAAAAGAAAGGCTTATTTCGATCTTTAGtaaacttgtattgattactgctatcaacttacagtaaaagtccagtcagacttatttctgcctttagtacacttgtattgattactgctatcaacttacagtaaaagtccagtcagacttatttctgcctttagtacacttgtattgagtactgctatcaacttaaagggaaagtcaagtcagacttatttctacctttagtacacttgtattgattactgctatcaacttaaatgaggtgtccagtcagacttatttctacctttagtacacttgtattgattactgctatcaacttacagtaaaagtccagtcagacttatttctgcctttagtacacttgtattgattactgctatcaacttaaaggaaaagtcaagtcagacttatttctacctttagtacacttgtattgattactgctatcaacttaaaggaaaagtcagtcagacttatttctgcctttagtacacttgtattgaatactgctatcaatttaaaatgtgattttggtgaGAAATATTACCttggtaacttattcaactttaaaAGCAGAACCCTTACTGTACTTGACATGTGTTTGGCCATTTCCTGGAATTTCTTGCATGGATCTATGGGAAAATCcctggtgatgacatcatgaataCTCTAATCTCCTTGACACCTTTTCCTTTATCAACACTAGATATTATAGAATACTTCTTTTTCAAATTTCGcactttcaatatttatttatttatttatttatctacttACTTATCATATATTCATttagttaggcctaaaaaaaactaattgtttggttctgggtTACCCAATCccgcctagtttttcacaccgacTCTAAACtgttttttacatattcaagaaaaaaataataaaatcgcaaaaaattgtgtgaagtcttgTGAGAAAAACAATGGaagcggaaactgacatcaacttaaaaagtcaatataaaactgttcttccaatctgtaatgactgtacatatgatgagaagaaaccaataacacagagaccatatagaaaacaacggaaaacataactacctgaactagacattcccatatgaaatctacctaccccacctgaCCTATTCTAAATTTAGTGTAAtgggaaccacacaatttttttttgttaggccttagttAGTTATCTATACAAGTAGTTGTTAGATCACTTTGTATCAATTCAGTGATGCTACAAAAACTGATCCATTCTATCAAGTTCTTCCTTGCCATAAATACTGTAAGTCTTACGTACCTGTTCTGTGACAATGACTGGGATATTCAGTATATTTGCTGCTTGAACCTGTGAATGCAGAAAcaatattgtaaaataatgtAGTACAAATGCAGTAAAAGTGGCTTTGCTATACTCTACTTTTGATTTCTATTAATGTTAGTCTAGAAACTGTGACGAGGtgggctctctctctctctctctctctctctctctctctctctctctctctctctctctctctctctctctctctctctctctctgtctctctctctctctctctctctctctctctctctctctctctctctctctctctctctctctctctctctctctctctctctctctctctctctctctctctctctctctctctctctctctctctctctctctctctctctctctctctctctctctctctctctctctctctctctctctctctctctctctctctctctctctctctctctctctccacatataGTCAATGGACATAATCTACCAAAAAGCTAGCTACTTCTGCTGGGGAGAGGGTCAACAACGCACATTTATTTATGTTCAAATTGCACCTTACTGCCAAATAACGGATATTTCTCAACTCTTCTTTAAGTTATATGATTCAAGTTTACCCCGTTCTTATCTTAATCTTCGCACTCATGATACGGGGTCAATGAACTCTGGTGATGTGTGCAGCTTTGAGCATTTGACTATTTATCATGCAAGTCGGATGAAATGATCCCAGAAATTATTCCGAGAATTTGCATAGTGGTACATGTGCAATCATGCCAATGTAGTGAGGGGGGAGGTGCAGAGgggtgcgggggggggggggggcatgcgATAATGTGCTGCCCCGCCCACACTTTAGCCATGCACAAACAAATAATGCGATTACTTACCAGCCTTTGAGAGACAGACAAAATATCGGCAAAATGTTTAATATGTGGTCGGAATTTTTCTTGAATGTCACACACGAATAGCGCTGTTGTTTCGATGGAAAGATTTCCGAGTGTCCTGGTGGCCGCCATTTTGTTAGAAAAGACTCGTAAGTTAATGATTAATTTCTATTGATGAACCCCTAACCTACCAAAAACTGATTATTGTGAATGTTGCCTCTCCAGAGGGCGCCACAGggcaaaaaaaaacttgaaatgc
This window of the Glandiceps talaboti chromosome 16, keGlaTala1.1, whole genome shotgun sequence genome carries:
- the LOC144447522 gene encoding isochorismatase domain-containing protein 1-like — its product is MAATRTLGNLSIETTALFVCDIQEKFRPHIKHFADILSVSQRLVQAANILNIPVIVTEQYPKGLGSTVEELDITNAKGPFPKTKFSMLIPEVEEAMKEIPNLKAVLLCGIEAHVCVQQTTLDLLAKGIDVHVVADACSSRSQMDRLFAYERLRQAGAVVTTSEATLLQLVGDKNHDKFKQIQGLIKVSAPLSGLVSEL